Within Sander vitreus isolate 19-12246 chromosome 23, sanVit1, whole genome shotgun sequence, the genomic segment CCGTGAACCCAATACTGTGACACCTCTGCAGCTTCTGCAAATGACAGAATCTTCGAGACGCTTCCTGTTGGCTGCTAAACTGCTGATTTTGTGGCCCTTGGGACCCagttttgttgtatttatttttcttgcaACAGCTGAGTAAAGTGAAAGGGGCAGGGAAACTAAAGCAGCCTGTAGTGAAGACAGAGACACGATAAAGAGAGAAGTAATACAGCACTTGTTGAGAGTAGATTTAAACTTAACAGTATCTCTGCAAAACTCATGATTGAGCTTCTTATTTATGGTTTTATCAATACAGGAAGTGGTGGCTTCTCTGCTGTCGCGTGTGGCAGACAAGTGGTTTCAACTCAGCAACTAAAGTGGAGGAGTGACAGGAAGCAGCGTGGTAGCTGTACCGTCTCTTTTCATGCTCTGTTTTTTCAAGGCAACAAAAGGCTTTAAGTGCGGAGAAACATGAGGACTGAGATTGCTACGACAGTTTAGACCGCTTGAGTTGGGCGCGGTCAGAAATGTAATTATTGTTGGAGCTGAAGTCCCTGGACTCTATTGTGGTGTCCATTCCATTGTGGTTGTCATCTCTAGGTGTGGTCTAGTTGTGTTTGCAGTGTTAAGACAATGTGATTAAACTAGAGATACTGGGAGAAAAGGAAATTCCTTTCTATTCTGACTTTTAATCAATAATACTTGCAAACAGAAGTACTGATAACCTCACCTTACTTATTGAAGCCTGAAACATGATTCTGCAAGTCAGCAAATATGCCTGGATGTTGGGCACAGTCTtttaaatgtctgtacaaaagaTCTGTACTGTTCATTAACTCTCtctcattcatatatatatatatatatatatatatatatatatatatatatatatatatatatatatatatatatatatatatatatatatatatatatatatatatatatatatatatatatacacacatatatatatatatatatattcacaggttgtattttttttttacaactgtaTGTAGAAGAATTTAAGTGAGTTCCATACTGGGTATTGGCCCAATCCCAGTAAAACTGGTTCTCTTTCCTTGCTGAACACATCAGCACTTGTTTGAAATGCAGAACCACAGATTCAAATGAGATTCTGCAGGTGTGCGCGTCTACTTCTCTGTGAGCTGCGGTTACCTGTACACTTTTTCCTGTGTGCTCAGAAGGGCTGTTACCGGTTCTTGTAATCGTAATGAACTGTCACTGTTCGGGGGTCACGATTCGGTGTgctcacgcacacacgcagaacGCGTTGATGCACGTAATGCGGAACCAAAGTTCACAAGCGAGTTCCGCTTGGAAAATTTTAGCCGTACGCCGTTATCAACATGTACTGAGGTCAgcgcaacagagagagagttgtgtagcCTATAAGGCAAGGACGGGATGTCCACACTGCTTTGCCATAGGTTATGTAAATGGATAGTGAATGGAAAAATATTGAATACAGAAGTGTTAATTGCTTATTTTAAGTGTAAGTGttccttattttttattttattttttataatgaaaCCAGTTTACCAAAGTTGCCAATGTGCAAAATGCTTCCAATCCCAAGATGGAGGATTGGGTCTGTCTTTGACACTTGCACTACTGTctgtttaaattaaatgaaaagaaacgGATACCGCATTTTTCCTGCTGTACCGAACTCGCACCAAACCGTGACTCCTAAACCAGGGTATGAACCCGAAGCGTGACTTCTGTGTCCCATTACACCCACTAGTGCTCAGGCAAATGCATTTCTCTGCATTTTTGCAGAGGCATGTTTCAGCTTCAAAGGATAAAGCCGATGATATTCTATATTATTGTTATGACAACAAATCCTATGAAAGGACTAAAACCAACAATGCATTAATCCTTTTCACAATGCTATCCAATTACCCAAGCCGttctgtggctctcagccccAAGCCCATTCATCACAAATGTACtttattgtataaaataaaaaaaatataaaaaaaataaaaaaaaaggcttaattGTTTCCTAAAACAGCGGAGCACTGCAATTTTCCGCAAATGTTACTAAAACATAATTAAACGGTGAGTTTATTTATAGCAGCGTGGTGGTGCATGAAGTATTGACTCAAAGTAAActacattgtttgtgttcatcATGTCACCCAGTGGAAGAGGTTGGCACGCTGTTGTGTTGTTCCtgaacaacaatggagctctatggcaccgAGGAATTAGCTATATGGGGGTTTGGCTACACAGGCAAGACTTGTTAGTCTGATCAattcaatgttggttttgaTATTTtccatgggatttgttgaaattaagaaaaatacagaatatcgCCAGACATATCCTTCCACTTATATGGTCTGCGCAGTGAGGAGTGAGGAGCAGTGACGGAAAGTAGCTTTACACTTCAGGCATTTGGCTGGTGCTCAGAGTGATTCAAAGCCAGTGcaaaccattaaaaaaacatttgtgtaatAACCAGCATCGAAAGTAGCCTTGCTACTGTCACAGGGACAACTGGTGGGCGAGTAGCATTGGAGGGAAATAGGTAGGTACGTGGCTCCTACTGCTGACATGAACTCATCCCGATTAGCCTGAGCAGTGGGCAGACTACGTGAGGGCCCTCAAAGCCGACTGTGCGTGAGGTTTGTCTCTCTCCATTGCCTCCCCAGGGCAGGGCGGCGCAGGGCAGCCACAGCCTCGGCTGTCATTCCTAGGAGAGAAAGGCTAGACACAAGGAGCTGTGAGAAGGGCCCCGCCCCTCGTCGCAACCCGACGAGGGGACTGGCAGCTCAACACCCCCACCccacatacattaaaaaaacctGTCCCCCCCCAATTCTTATTCGTTCTCACCCGTTTAACCCGAAAGTCCTCTGCTACAATGACAATGATTAGAACAGTTTCACTGACTGGTACAGTCTCACTGACCAGGATAATTTAAGTCGCTCAGTGCAAAAGCAAGCTAATAAGTTTGCCTGAGGACAGGCTGCTTGGCCTTCCTAccatcaaaaaaacaaacattgctaAAGCACCAAAAACATGTGCTGTCAATAACACAAAGACTTGGCATGTGGAATGATGTAATGGCAGTTTGTTAAGGCTGACAACAGTCGTTTACGTTCTAAGTTTTCAGCACAGAATTAGAACGACAAGAAGTGAAATCCATATCAGAAACAACACTTCTCAACCAGGCCTCATTACAGGGGGTCTCCAAGGATTTGAAACATATAGGAAATTGAAAGCCAAATAACTCAATCAAATTGTTGCTTTGATACATATTTGCCAAATGGATTGGAGGCAGATGTGCATAACTTTGCCCCACCCTCCAATCCCCATTAATCAACGCACAACTTTCATTTGTGTCGTGCTTGTCCTGTTTCAAATGAGGATTCCATCTAGAGCAAACCCAAATCACAGGTTTGTCCTTTCTGACCGTTCTAATTCTACGCCTGCAGCCCAATGCAAACACCGACAATGAGTGAAGCATGTGACTAGGGTTGAGGAATTCCACTTAATGCAATCCTACCTGAGTGCAGAGACCAATGCAGTTCACACTACAACACAATTCAGTCACACAGTAATGTCTATGACTACACTTGTGCAGTTAATACTCACCTGCCTCCTCattataaattatgtttttgcaGAGCAGGTCGTTGTGGCAGAGAACTACGGGGGAGCCCAGCACAGACAAGCTCTGCTGGAGCCACACCAGCTCTTCTCGGAGGCACCGTGGGCTTGGCACCGCCATACTCAACCTGGAGGGGGCAGAGTTAAATAGGGTGAATACTGTATATTGAAAGAGGTCGAAGCATTACGAGTATTAGGAGGAGGAGAGATTGAGGTAAAGTCAGTACGGGGAACCTGAAAGCAGACTAAGAAAAATAGGTGAGGAGAGAAATAGGAGCAGAGATTAAGAAGCATAaaaaaggaaggagagggaaaCAAATAACAttctctatttatttttattaattttttgacAGAGATGCTTTGCGATGATGTGGCaaaagtggagtaaaaagaaaaactaattcATTCTTTGTGCTACAATTGTGCAATTTATGCTACAGTGTGTGCAATCAATTTAGTATGTAGTAACAGCTGTGTCTCACAAAAAACTCGAGCaaacactatttaaaaaaagaaagaaaaaaaagcagcttcATTCAAAGAATAATGAAAGGTCAACTGAAATCCTCCAAATTTTACTCCTAGAATCAAAGATCTTGTGACTTTACTCAAGTCCTCACTACAGCGTATTTACAACAACCGTAGCAACTAGAACCACCAAAGCTGACGTAGCGCACCTGTATTGTTGTGTTGGCACTGACACACCCAGAATAGAGGGAAACTTATGTAACACAGTACATATTTAGATGATGATATAATAGTGACGCAATATTATACCTGTAATTATTTTAGCGTAAGCAAAATTGATACAAGACAAAGTAAAAAAGCAAAATAAGAGTCACTGTGccggggcgcccggatagctcagttggtagagcaggcgcccatgtatagaggtttacttctcgacgcagcgggcccgggttagactctgacctgcggccctttgctgcgtgttgTTCCCCCATCTCtcgctcccccccccctttcatttcttcagctgtcctgtcaataaaggcctaaaaatgcccaaaaaaataatctttaaaaaaaataaagagtcaCTGTGCTAACTAATAGGGGTAGGAATAAGCAGAGgccccacgatacgatattatcacgatacgataatattgcaattttaaacatatttcgatattctgcgatatattgctatttattacctttttttcccccgccaacttcaaattatgttcccaaaggaaaactttgtcaacatctgtttcatCTAAAAGAAAAATTCTAATCTAgactgaaaaagcaattgattttattattctagtaccaaaaagttaaattctcatgtgcaatttataatACTATAATGTATCTATtcttccctccccccccccacctacTAACTAAGCAGTACCACAATCTGAGGCTGACCTTGTTTATAATATTGGAGGTTTTGATAggataaattaaacattttcatatttttaggGTGCTGCATTTATGTTTCATGCCGTAGAGAGAAACTGATGTTGCGTTGTGTCTTAGGAAGGCCACAGCTGTAAAGTGAAGTCACACCTGCTGAGATTTGAAATGTATTCCACATACTTCCTCAGACATGTGAGACATCTACCACTGATAATGGAAAGTATTGTGCTGTGCCATTGCACATGATGGGGTCGATTAGATCATTTATGACTCACTGACAAGAGAGGTAGGGAGTCATAGTTCCACGTGGAGATAACTgagaacagaaatatacaagAGACAAAGCTTGTGTGGACGCTACAGAACTacttaaatcaataaaaaaagagcTAAGCTACTGAGAAGCTAGTGCCGTGAAAATGTCAGCACAGGTtgctaatgtaggctactttgcaTTTGCCAGAACGTGTCATAGTGACAAATGCCTGTTCAATCGGTTTACATACAATCAAACTGGTTTACCCTCCCTACCGGAGAAACTGGAAATCCAGACTGTCCAGTGAGTCATGAAAACATGTAGAGGGCACATGACAGTCTATCAGCCACATCACAGTCTACATGGCCTCACCTGGCGTTCTGAGCAGGGTCCTTAAAGTACTTGGGGATTAGAGCAAAGTACTTTCCCATCTTCAGCCACATGTCAGACTGGGGCACCCAGCCATTGTGGGCATGGATGGCATGGTACTTGGCAAGCTGCCTGGCAATGAGACTGCAAGgtagaaaagacagaaaatgggaggatttctctttcttttaaaaaaaatgaaaacattttagatgTACAGGTTGGACTGGACCGCTGTGTACCGGTTTACattttgggtgtgtgtgggtgtgattgtggttgtgtctgtgtgttgtcacACGCATTGGGGTGGTAGGCACAGCTGACAAACCAAATTTTTAAGTGAGACAACTTTGTGAAAACACTCTTGCATAACAAAGGACATTTTTATTATACCTGAACACAGGTGCGCTGCGAATATGCTCAGGCTCCAGGGCAGTTCCTTGCAGAAATTCATAACAAAGGCCATTGTTGAAGGTGCAGTATAGGTGTGGGGCACAGCGGTTTTCATGTAGTACTCTGAAACTTTTTACTTCATTTTCTCGGTCAACCAACAATTCTGTTTTGTTGCCATAAATACGGACCAGAACCACATCCTGCATGACTGCACCCACGTAGCAGCCCAGCAGCTTATTGGTTATCCCATCTGTGAAAAACTGCAGAGACAAATAGAGGAAAGAGTggacaacaggtgaaacaagtGGGAAATCATAATTTGTCCTGTGCTTCAACAATCTAGCTTGACGCCTACAGTTAGACGACAGTGGGACCATCCTCCACATTATGCTATTTAAGTACCGTGCATGAAAACCTACATTGTTTTAAGTATGACATAAGTTCTGAGGAGTCAGAATCTGGCAAGCTACACTAAAGAGTGAAAAGGAATGAATGTAGCATTGAACAAATTAGGGCTTGTCTGGGTTGATTTAAGCTGaacttgggctttttgggagaGGTGGGAACATACCAGCCCTGAAAAACAGGACGGTCAGGAATTTTATTTTGCATGAGGAAGCAATGGCAGGCATTTGCTGAGTTCCCACTTTGCCCTCATTGATGAATATAGGCAAGGGTGGCGGTGAAGCATGTGACCAGTTCCCATCCTCACTGTGTTTACCAAGTGGAGTCACGCCCCCAGTCGGTTACTGGAAAGGAAAAATAATGCACGTTCTGGGTACCTGCCCTGGCTGTAATGTTGAGCATATGTCTCACCATCCTTCTCtagaataatgtaatgtaacgttaGGACACAATGTTCCCTTTTTTGCTTGCTTTATTTTAATTAGTTTAACTTTGGCAGATCAAAGAGGACACTTATCGGATTACATTTAGTAAGAACATTAAGTAAATAAAAGTAGTCTATAGTGCTCTGTTAGTCATCTGTATTTCTTCTAGAAGTTAACAAGAACAGAACATACACTTAACACACAGTAGCGTCTCAGCCTCCTGAACAGTCGAATGATAAATTCCAGAAAGGTCCTAGGCCTAGGGAACACGAACCAAGAT encodes:
- the etnk1 gene encoding ethanolamine kinase 1; this translates as MANYIHVPDEAPAVPKIDVTVDESDYRSGALKLLKELRPSWKPSEVKVKFFTDGITNKLLGCYVGAVMQDVVLVRIYGNKTELLVDRENEVKSFRVLHENRCAPHLYCTFNNGLCYEFLQGTALEPEHIRSAPVFSLIARQLAKYHAIHAHNGWVPQSDMWLKMGKYFALIPKYFKDPAQNARLSMAVPSPRCLREELVWLQQSLSVLGSPVVLCHNDLLCKNIIYNEEAGNVKFIDYEYAGYNYQAYDIGNHFNEFAGLNEVDYSHYPERTFQLPWLRSYLEAYKEHKGQGSEVTDREVEILYVQVNHFALASHFFWGLWALIQAKVSTIDFDFLGYAVLRFNQYFKMKLDVAELNLPE